In Caproiciproducens sp. NJN-50, the following are encoded in one genomic region:
- a CDS encoding carboxymuconolactone decarboxylase family protein, whose protein sequence is MAIISFSQNGLTPFQQLLGHNKNILEKWASLEESIFSSDTFPAELKEEVRRTLAFNNGCEYCKAKGVPSKTGLDARTQLAVHIADRSSKTIHISDDEFGILKKTFTDSEISELLALICFVTACQRFGALLDLAPSCQI, encoded by the coding sequence ATGGCGATCATTTCTTTTTCACAGAACGGGCTTACACCATTTCAACAACTATTAGGACATAATAAAAATATATTGGAGAAATGGGCTTCGCTGGAAGAATCTATTTTTTCGAGCGATACATTTCCCGCGGAATTAAAGGAGGAGGTCCGGCGCACTCTGGCATTTAATAACGGCTGCGAATACTGTAAGGCTAAGGGGGTTCCATCAAAAACCGGACTGGATGCACGGACGCAATTGGCTGTCCATATAGCGGATCGATCCAGCAAAACAATACACATCAGCGACGACGAATTTGGCATACTGAAAAAAACGTTTACCGACAGCGAGATTTCGGAACTTCTGGCACTTATTTGCTTTGTAACGGCTTGCCAAAGATTTGGGGCCTTATTGGACTTAGCTCCAAGCTGTCAAATTTGA
- a CDS encoding transketolase codes for MVNLKEKAWQIREDVVTLIRKAGGGHIGGDLSETDILVALYYREMNCTPENVNDPLRDRFILSKGHSVEALYCILADKGYFPKQELFDTYSRYLSKFIGHPNNKVPGVEMNSGSLGHGLSLAVGMALAARMDGAPYRVYTVLGDGELAEGSVWEGVMAGANYGLDNLTALVDRNRLQISGGTEEVMKQDSQEERWAAFGWNTLSIPGNDVTAVCNAVELAKAAKGKPTVIIANTTKGCGVSFMENKAGWHHRLPTQEEYAQAMRELEEKRKSAL; via the coding sequence ATGGTGAATCTGAAAGAAAAAGCCTGGCAAATCCGAGAGGACGTCGTCACCCTGATCCGCAAGGCCGGCGGCGGGCACATCGGCGGGGATCTGAGCGAAACGGATATCCTGGTGGCGCTCTATTACCGGGAGATGAACTGTACGCCGGAAAACGTAAACGACCCGCTCCGCGACCGCTTCATTCTCAGCAAGGGACACTCCGTGGAGGCTCTGTACTGCATTCTGGCAGACAAGGGATATTTCCCGAAGCAGGAGCTGTTTGATACATATTCCAGGTATCTGTCGAAATTTATCGGACACCCGAACAACAAGGTCCCGGGTGTGGAAATGAATTCCGGTTCGCTGGGCCACGGCCTTTCCCTGGCGGTGGGCATGGCGCTGGCCGCCCGCATGGACGGTGCGCCGTACCGCGTTTACACCGTGCTGGGCGACGGCGAGCTTGCCGAAGGCTCCGTCTGGGAGGGCGTCATGGCCGGCGCAAATTATGGGCTCGACAATCTCACCGCGCTCGTGGACCGCAACCGCCTCCAGATTTCCGGCGGTACGGAAGAGGTCATGAAGCAGGACAGCCAGGAGGAACGCTGGGCGGCGTTCGGCTGGAACACGCTCTCCATTCCCGGAAACGACGTGACGGCGGTCTGCAACGCCGTGGAGCTTGCGAAAGCCGCGAAAGGGAAGCCAACGGTCATCATCGCGAACACGACCAAGGGCTGCGGCGTGTCGTTCATGGAAAACAAGGCCGGATGGCACCACCGCCTGCCCACACAGGAGGAATACGCCCAGGCCATGAGGGAACTGGAAGAAAAGAGGAAATCCGCGCTATGA
- a CDS encoding Lrp/AsnC family transcriptional regulator translates to MKIDEIDVRILHELQTDSRISIRELSKRVNLSPPSVTERVRRLEDNNIIEEYTIRLNKKKLGFAIDCIVEVTMKDGQYEKFKNFIKDYKHSEWCYRIAGAACFIVKLSVPSLEDIEQFINAISSYALTETSIVFSKVEVNNSINKFL, encoded by the coding sequence ATGAAAATAGACGAAATAGATGTGCGGATTTTGCATGAGTTGCAGACAGACAGCCGTATCTCCATAAGGGAATTATCTAAGCGAGTAAATCTTTCGCCGCCTTCTGTGACCGAGAGAGTAAGAAGGCTTGAGGACAATAACATTATTGAAGAATATACGATCCGTTTAAACAAAAAGAAGCTTGGTTTCGCAATCGATTGTATTGTTGAAGTTACCATGAAGGATGGGCAATACGAGAAATTTAAAAATTTCATTAAGGATTATAAGCACAGTGAATGGTGCTACAGAATTGCGGGCGCTGCGTGTTTTATTGTTAAACTGTCGGTCCCCTCTTTAGAGGATATTGAACAGTTCATAAATGCCATATCCTCATATGCATTAACAGAGACATCCATCGTTTTCTCAAAAGTGGAAGTCAATAATAGTATAAACAAGTTCTTATAA
- a CDS encoding transketolase family protein, with amino-acid sequence MNKVANKQVICSVLMDEAGRDRNIVVLCSDSRGSGSMTGFAEAFPEQFVEVGIAEQSLVSVSAGLARCGKKCFAVSPASFLSTRSMEQVKVDVAYSHTNVTLVGISGGISYGALGMTHHSTNDIATMASIPGLRVYLPSDRFQTECLIRALLRGGEPAYVRVGRNAVEDVYEEGNVPFEMDRATLVRGGDDVTLIAYGEMVRPAKDAAALLAEKGVSARVLDMYCVKPIDREAVLKAASETRGIVTVEEHTAFGGMGSMVSQIVAAEHPARVRSLTLPDSPVVTGTSKEVFDYYGLNAAGIAEAAEGVMPHG; translated from the coding sequence ATGAATAAGGTTGCAAACAAGCAGGTCATCTGCAGCGTCCTGATGGACGAGGCGGGCAGGGACAGAAATATCGTCGTGCTGTGCAGCGACTCGCGCGGCTCCGGCTCCATGACCGGCTTCGCGGAGGCGTTCCCGGAACAGTTCGTGGAAGTCGGCATCGCCGAGCAGAGCCTGGTTTCCGTCAGCGCCGGTCTTGCCCGCTGCGGTAAAAAATGCTTTGCCGTCTCCCCGGCGAGTTTCCTTTCCACGCGCAGCATGGAACAGGTGAAGGTGGACGTCGCCTACTCCCACACCAATGTCACGCTCGTCGGCATCAGCGGAGGCATCAGCTACGGCGCGCTCGGCATGACGCACCATTCGACCAACGATATCGCAACCATGGCTTCCATCCCGGGACTCCGCGTCTACCTGCCGAGCGACCGCTTCCAGACGGAGTGCCTGATTCGGGCGCTGCTGAGGGGCGGGGAACCGGCCTATGTGCGTGTGGGACGCAATGCCGTGGAGGATGTTTATGAAGAGGGCAATGTCCCGTTTGAAATGGATCGTGCCACGCTGGTGCGCGGCGGCGACGACGTGACGCTCATCGCCTACGGCGAAATGGTCAGGCCCGCGAAAGACGCGGCGGCGCTTCTGGCGGAAAAGGGCGTTTCCGCACGCGTGCTGGACATGTACTGCGTGAAACCCATCGACCGGGAAGCCGTGCTGAAGGCCGCTTCCGAAACACGCGGCATCGTCACGGTCGAAGAGCATACTGCCTTCGGGGGCATGGGCTCCATGGTCAGCCAGATCGTCGCGGCCGAACATCCCGCCCGCGTCAGGAGCCTGACCCTGCCGGATTCCCCGGTGGTCACGGGCACGTCGAAAGAGGTTTTCGACTATTACGGCCTGAACGCCGCGGGAATTGCGGAAGCGGCCGAAGGGGTCATGCCTCATGGATAA
- a CDS encoding sugar ABC transporter ATP-binding protein, which translates to METIEKGSGNVCLFADHIDKIYPGTKALDQVSFHVRTGKVNVLVGENGAGKSTLMKIIAGIEQPSAGQIFMDGGEVSFRNTDDARKCGIGIIHQELSLFPNLSVYQNIFMAREKTKNGFELDNKKHIEETKKVLARLEHPLNPYTLVGDLRVGQQQMIEIARNLVQENLKILIMDEPTSSLSEQEVEVLFKVIRELTAAGISIVYISHRLEEIMEIGDHVTILRDGKYVADAEVGDINIGWIVKQMVGSDKSYPKLDRDIDWSKRETVLQVKDLCLPKNGGGYTVNHVSFDLKKGEVLGIYGLLGAGRTELFECLMGLHPESTGEVSLEGKPIKIHGVAEQIERGFAMVPEDRQREGLVQTLDIEKNISLSSLKRYVKGIFLDPKEEDKNVDEQIKDIHIKVADKNLPILSLSGGNQQKVVIGKGILTEPRILLLDEPSRGIDIGAKTEVFDIIRQYAERGLSIIVISSELKEIIAIANRILVLSNGILTGELSGDSINENDLVLASYKGHHTKSSEE; encoded by the coding sequence ATGGAGACGATCGAGAAGGGCAGCGGGAATGTGTGCCTGTTTGCCGACCATATCGATAAAATTTACCCCGGCACCAAGGCGCTCGATCAGGTTTCGTTCCATGTCAGAACAGGAAAAGTGAACGTGCTGGTCGGGGAAAACGGAGCGGGCAAATCGACGCTGATGAAAATTATCGCGGGCATTGAGCAGCCCAGCGCGGGACAGATTTTCATGGACGGCGGGGAAGTCAGCTTCCGGAATACGGACGACGCGCGCAAATGCGGCATCGGCATTATTCATCAGGAACTGAGCCTCTTCCCTAACCTTTCGGTTTACCAGAACATATTCATGGCCCGCGAGAAAACGAAAAACGGTTTTGAACTGGACAATAAAAAGCACATTGAAGAGACGAAAAAAGTCCTGGCGCGGCTGGAACACCCGCTGAACCCGTATACGCTGGTCGGAGACCTGCGCGTGGGGCAGCAGCAGATGATCGAAATCGCCCGCAACCTGGTCCAGGAAAATCTGAAAATCCTCATCATGGACGAACCGACTTCCTCCCTGAGCGAACAGGAGGTGGAAGTCCTGTTCAAGGTCATCCGCGAGCTGACGGCCGCGGGGATCTCCATTGTCTATATTTCCCACCGGCTGGAAGAGATCATGGAAATCGGCGACCATGTCACTATCCTGCGCGACGGGAAGTATGTTGCCGACGCCGAGGTCGGGGATATCAATATCGGCTGGATTGTCAAGCAGATGGTGGGCAGCGACAAATCCTACCCAAAGCTGGACCGCGATATCGACTGGAGCAAGCGCGAGACCGTCCTGCAGGTCAAGGATCTCTGCCTGCCGAAAAACGGCGGCGGGTACACGGTCAACCACGTCAGCTTCGATCTGAAAAAGGGCGAGGTCCTCGGCATTTACGGCCTGCTGGGCGCCGGCCGCACGGAGCTTTTCGAATGCCTCATGGGGCTGCACCCCGAAAGCACGGGCGAAGTGTCCCTGGAAGGAAAGCCGATCAAGATCCACGGCGTCGCGGAGCAGATCGAACGCGGCTTTGCCATGGTGCCAGAGGACAGGCAGAGGGAAGGCCTGGTGCAGACGCTGGACATCGAAAAGAATATCTCGCTTTCCAGCTTAAAGCGATATGTAAAAGGCATTTTTCTGGACCCGAAAGAGGAAGATAAAAATGTCGACGAACAGATTAAGGACATCCATATCAAGGTGGCCGACAAAAACCTGCCTATCCTTTCGCTCTCCGGCGGCAACCAGCAGAAGGTGGTTATCGGCAAGGGCATTCTGACCGAACCGAGGATCCTGCTGCTTGACGAACCGAGCCGCGGAATCGACATCGGCGCAAAGACGGAGGTCTTCGATATCATCCGCCAGTATGCGGAACGCGGCCTTTCCATCATCGTCATTTCCTCCGAGCTCAAAGAGATTATCGCAATTGCAAACCGCATTCTCGTTCTTTCCAACGGCATTTTGACAGGTGAATTGAGCGGCGACTCAATCAATGAAAACGATTTGGTCCTCGCCTCTTACAAGGGCCACCACACCAAATCGTCTGAAGAGTAA
- a CDS encoding L-fucose/L-arabinose isomerase family protein — MNSVKLGYAPTRRSIFSAPDARRYRDLTADRLRELGVNFVDIKDCNEEGLLYDDAGLARIEEKFKREKVDGILLAHCNFGTEYECARLAKALNVPVLLWGPLDERPDSNGVRLRDTQCGLFATGKVLRRFHVPFTYLTNCRLSDPVFERGVRDFLAVCNVVRTFRNIRILQIGPRPFDFWSTMCNEGELLEKFNIQLAPISLPELTAEVKKAKQEGEEAVEVEDYIRKNMDVRIKDGELETVAALKVAMSRLIEKYGCNAAAIQCWNALQGELGIMPCAANALLNEEGIPVVCETDIHGAVTALMAEAAGMGEVRTFFADWTIRHPDIPNGELLQHCGPWPISVAREKPKVGYPLAFDCPGSLTAEAKHGDITLCRFDGDEGEYSLLMGNAKGVDGPVCMGTYLWIEVENIKRLEEKIVCGPYIHHCVGIHKNIVPVLYEACKYIGVKPDFYDPIEEKVKAYLRGE, encoded by the coding sequence ATGAATTCAGTAAAGCTGGGTTATGCGCCCACACGACGCAGCATTTTCAGCGCTCCGGATGCACGCAGGTACCGGGACCTCACTGCGGATCGTCTTCGGGAGCTCGGAGTGAATTTCGTTGATATCAAAGACTGTAATGAGGAAGGGCTTCTGTACGATGACGCCGGCCTTGCCAGAATAGAAGAGAAATTCAAGAGGGAAAAGGTTGACGGCATTCTGTTGGCTCACTGCAATTTTGGGACCGAATATGAATGCGCGCGTCTTGCCAAAGCGCTGAATGTTCCGGTGCTGCTGTGGGGTCCGCTTGACGAGCGGCCGGATTCGAACGGCGTACGGCTGCGCGACACGCAGTGCGGCCTGTTCGCGACCGGCAAGGTCCTTCGCAGATTTCACGTTCCGTTTACATATCTGACCAACTGCCGTTTGAGCGACCCTGTATTTGAACGCGGAGTGCGGGACTTTCTCGCTGTGTGCAACGTCGTCCGCACGTTCCGCAATATCCGAATCCTCCAGATAGGCCCCCGCCCGTTCGATTTCTGGAGCACCATGTGCAACGAGGGCGAGCTTCTTGAAAAATTCAATATCCAGCTCGCGCCCATTTCTCTGCCGGAGCTGACCGCCGAAGTGAAAAAGGCCAAACAGGAGGGTGAGGAAGCCGTTGAGGTAGAGGACTACATACGCAAAAACATGGATGTCCGCATCAAGGACGGCGAGCTGGAAACCGTCGCCGCGCTGAAAGTGGCTATGAGCCGCCTGATTGAAAAATACGGGTGCAACGCGGCGGCCATCCAGTGCTGGAACGCCCTTCAGGGCGAGCTTGGCATCATGCCCTGCGCGGCGAACGCCCTTCTGAACGAGGAGGGCATCCCGGTCGTCTGCGAAACGGATATCCACGGCGCGGTCACCGCGCTGATGGCGGAAGCCGCCGGGATGGGCGAAGTGCGCACATTCTTTGCCGACTGGACCATCCGCCACCCGGACATCCCCAACGGCGAGCTTCTGCAGCACTGCGGCCCGTGGCCGATTTCCGTGGCGAGGGAAAAGCCGAAGGTCGGCTATCCTCTGGCGTTCGACTGTCCGGGCAGCCTGACGGCGGAAGCCAAACACGGCGATATCACCCTGTGCCGTTTCGACGGGGACGAAGGGGAGTATTCCCTTTTGATGGGAAACGCGAAAGGCGTGGACGGCCCGGTCTGCATGGGAACTTACCTGTGGATTGAGGTTGAGAACATCAAGCGCCTGGAAGAAAAAATCGTGTGCGGGCCGTACATCCATCACTGCGTCGGCATTCACAAAAACATCGTGCCGGTCTTGTACGAGGCCTGCAAATATATCGGGGTCAAACCGGATTTCTACGACCCGATTGAAGAAAAGGTAAAAGCTTACCTCAGGGGGGAATGA
- a CDS encoding D-ribose ABC transporter substrate-binding protein, translated as MKLRRTTAIFMSAIMTGAIFTGCSSNGSSAASSAAAQPEETSSQASSSAATQKRLTGGSSKIIYIITPSISNPAFKAEADNASTKAKALGYEVKAVSHDDDANKQSELFDNAIADKAAAIICDNAGADATVAAVKKAADANIPTFLIDREINQSGVAIAQIVANNYQGAKGIAEKFVEAMGEKGEYAELKGKDSDTNAGVRSSAFHEVIDQYTDMKCVETQTANWEQTQAYDKTETILQSHPNIKGIVCGNDTMAVGAAAAVKESGKKDIKIVGVDGSDEAAAQIKSGNMVGTALQQFAVIATTAVEQADQYLKTGSTGKDEKQLIDCVIITKDNVDKLHTFVYSD; from the coding sequence ATGAAACTCAGAAGAACCACAGCGATCTTTATGTCGGCTATTATGACCGGCGCAATTTTCACAGGCTGCAGTTCCAACGGGTCGTCCGCAGCGTCTTCCGCGGCGGCACAGCCGGAGGAAACTTCCTCACAGGCATCGTCGTCCGCCGCCACACAAAAACGTCTGACAGGCGGCAGTTCCAAAATCATCTATATCATCACTCCGTCGATCTCAAACCCCGCGTTTAAGGCCGAGGCCGACAACGCATCCACAAAGGCAAAGGCCCTGGGTTACGAGGTCAAAGCCGTTTCGCATGACGATGACGCCAACAAACAAAGCGAGTTGTTCGACAATGCCATTGCAGATAAAGCGGCCGCCATTATCTGTGACAACGCGGGCGCCGACGCCACTGTGGCCGCCGTCAAGAAAGCGGCCGACGCCAATATTCCGACTTTCCTGATCGACCGTGAAATCAACCAGTCCGGCGTCGCCATCGCCCAGATCGTCGCGAACAACTATCAGGGCGCGAAAGGCATCGCCGAAAAATTTGTCGAAGCCATGGGCGAAAAAGGCGAATACGCCGAGTTGAAAGGCAAGGACTCCGACACGAACGCAGGCGTACGCTCCAGCGCGTTCCATGAGGTCATCGACCAGTACACCGACATGAAATGCGTTGAGACTCAGACGGCCAACTGGGAGCAGACTCAGGCTTACGACAAGACCGAAACCATTCTGCAGTCCCACCCGAACATAAAGGGAATCGTCTGCGGCAATGACACCATGGCGGTCGGCGCCGCCGCTGCCGTCAAGGAATCCGGCAAGAAAGACATCAAGATTGTCGGCGTCGACGGTTCCGACGAGGCCGCGGCCCAGATCAAGTCGGGAAACATGGTCGGTACGGCCCTGCAGCAGTTCGCCGTTATCGCCACAACCGCAGTGGAGCAGGCCGACCAGTACCTGAAAACGGGCTCTACCGGCAAGGATGAGAAACAGCTCATTGACTGTGTAATCATCACAAAAGACAATGTTGACAAGCTGCATACCTTCGTATACTCCGACTGA
- the sdaAA gene encoding L-serine ammonia-lyase, iron-sulfur-dependent, subunit alpha, giving the protein MAFVSVKQLLAAVEEQGLPLWEVILNEDVKDRGVVREDSFRQMNALWAAMKSASEGYSAAARSKSGLVGGDGEKMRRYALTGNGIAGAYLSGVIAEALRMGESNACMKRIVAAPTAGSCGVLPAVLIPFARANKTGDREITSALFVAAGFGQIIASRASISGAEGGCQAEIGSASAMAAAALVCLKNGTPEMSACACSMALMNLLGLVCDPVAGLVEIPCVKRNVIGAVNAISCADMALAGIGSAIPPDEVIDSMRSVGDMMPACLRETGTGGLAATPTGAAAAKKIHGIL; this is encoded by the coding sequence ATGGCATTTGTATCGGTAAAACAGCTTTTGGCAGCAGTGGAAGAGCAGGGCCTTCCGCTCTGGGAAGTGATCTTAAACGAGGACGTCAAGGACCGCGGTGTTGTCCGGGAAGATTCTTTCAGACAGATGAACGCGCTTTGGGCCGCGATGAAATCCGCCAGCGAAGGATACAGCGCCGCGGCGCGCTCCAAAAGCGGGCTGGTCGGCGGGGACGGAGAAAAAATGCGCCGCTATGCCCTTACAGGAAACGGCATTGCGGGCGCTTATCTGTCCGGAGTGATTGCGGAAGCGCTGCGCATGGGGGAAAGCAATGCGTGCATGAAACGGATCGTCGCCGCACCAACCGCGGGTTCCTGCGGCGTTCTGCCCGCCGTCCTGATCCCATTCGCGAGGGCAAATAAAACCGGCGACCGGGAAATCACCTCGGCGCTGTTCGTCGCGGCGGGATTCGGGCAGATCATCGCATCGCGCGCGTCGATTTCAGGCGCGGAAGGAGGCTGTCAGGCAGAAATCGGATCCGCTTCCGCCATGGCCGCGGCGGCGCTTGTCTGCCTGAAAAACGGGACTCCGGAGATGAGCGCCTGCGCCTGTTCCATGGCTCTGATGAACCTGCTCGGCCTGGTGTGCGACCCGGTTGCCGGGCTGGTGGAAATTCCGTGCGTAAAAAGGAATGTGATCGGTGCGGTCAATGCGATCAGCTGCGCGGATATGGCCTTGGCGGGAATAGGCAGCGCCATTCCGCCTGACGAAGTGATCGACTCAATGCGGTCGGTCGGAGACATGATGCCGGCTTGCTTAAGAGAAACGGGAACAGGCGGCCTGGCCGCAACGCCGACCGGAGCCGCCGCGGCAAAAAAAATCCACGGCATCCTTTAA
- a CDS encoding FGGY-family carbohydrate kinase: MDKYILAVDQSTQGTKGLLFDGDGHLIARCDRAHAQIVNDRGWVEHDPEEIYVNTLAAVRDVAEKAGIAKEQILAVGISNQRETALAWDRASGKPVYNAIVWQCARGAGICRRLDTGDFAQRVKQATGLPLSPYFSAAKLAWILENVQDAKRKAAEGSLCMGTVDSWLVYRLTGGRAFKTDYSNASRTQLFNISSLRWDEELCRAFGIPKHCLAQVCGSDSVFGETDFEGFLPRPVPICGVLGDSHGALFGQGCLRPGMVKATYGTGSSVMMNIGSRPVFGKDVVTSLAWGMDGKVDYVLEGNINYTGAVISWLKNDLHLIQSAAEAQSLAEKANPDDRTYLVPAFTGLGAPYWDSAATAVMTGMTRTTGKAEVVRAAENCIAYQITDIVESMRGQSGLPITELRADGGPTGDGYLMQFQSDLIGLPVRIPGLQELSGMGAAFTAGISAGLYDGEKIFDRAYLTEYRSKMPAAERERLLSGWKQAVALALHHEVKHRAIPC; the protein is encoded by the coding sequence ATGGATAAGTACATTCTGGCGGTGGACCAAAGCACACAGGGGACGAAAGGGCTGCTGTTTGACGGGGACGGACATCTGATTGCCCGCTGCGACCGCGCGCACGCGCAGATTGTTAACGACCGCGGCTGGGTAGAGCATGACCCGGAAGAGATTTACGTCAATACCCTGGCGGCCGTGCGTGATGTTGCGGAAAAGGCCGGCATCGCGAAAGAGCAGATTCTGGCGGTCGGCATCAGCAACCAGCGGGAAACGGCTCTCGCGTGGGACCGCGCGTCCGGAAAACCGGTTTATAACGCCATTGTCTGGCAGTGTGCGCGCGGCGCCGGGATCTGCCGCCGGCTGGACACGGGGGATTTCGCGCAGCGGGTGAAACAGGCAACCGGCCTTCCTCTTTCACCGTATTTTTCGGCGGCAAAGCTGGCCTGGATTCTGGAAAATGTGCAGGACGCCAAGCGAAAGGCCGCAGAGGGATCCCTCTGCATGGGAACGGTTGACAGTTGGCTTGTCTACCGCCTGACCGGAGGCCGCGCTTTTAAAACCGATTATTCAAACGCATCGCGGACGCAGCTTTTCAATATTTCTTCTCTTCGATGGGATGAGGAACTATGCAGGGCGTTTGGAATTCCGAAACATTGTCTCGCACAGGTCTGCGGCTCCGACAGCGTCTTCGGCGAAACGGATTTTGAAGGCTTTCTGCCAAGGCCCGTTCCGATCTGCGGCGTACTCGGCGACAGTCACGGCGCCCTGTTCGGCCAGGGCTGTCTGCGTCCCGGCATGGTGAAGGCTACCTATGGCACGGGTTCTTCCGTGATGATGAATATCGGCAGCCGGCCGGTTTTCGGCAAAGATGTCGTCACCTCGCTGGCCTGGGGAATGGATGGCAAAGTCGATTATGTTCTTGAAGGAAACATCAACTACACCGGCGCCGTGATTTCCTGGCTGAAGAACGACCTTCACCTGATTCAGTCGGCCGCGGAAGCGCAGTCCCTGGCGGAAAAAGCGAACCCGGATGACCGCACCTATCTGGTGCCGGCTTTCACGGGGCTGGGAGCGCCCTACTGGGACAGCGCGGCGACTGCCGTGATGACGGGCATGACCCGTACGACAGGAAAAGCGGAAGTCGTGCGGGCCGCAGAGAATTGCATTGCGTACCAGATCACGGACATCGTGGAAAGCATGCGCGGGCAGTCCGGTCTTCCCATTACGGAGCTGCGCGCCGACGGAGGCCCGACCGGAGACGGATACCTGATGCAGTTTCAGAGCGACCTGATCGGGCTGCCGGTCCGCATTCCCGGTCTGCAGGAGCTTTCGGGCATGGGCGCGGCGTTTACAGCGGGCATTTCGGCCGGGCTGTATGACGGCGAGAAGATTTTCGATCGGGCCTATCTTACGGAATACAGAAGCAAGATGCCTGCGGCGGAGCGGGAGAGACTTCTCTCCGGATGGAAGCAGGCGGTGGCGCTGGCGCTGCATCATGAAGTAAAACACAGGGCAATACCCTGTTAA
- a CDS encoding DUF2291 family protein, with amino-acid sequence MKMKIAASLLAFALVVSSFAGCAKVVKIGEEGKLTGETTFNAGDSVDQIWASKAVPELTKEAVDLNTLLTEANGSLQSVAKKYGKFSSGTSGEVNFIVKGTGKVTSVDQQKKAGTMQLSLDGYSGKQAIKIQIGPVYMGTSVRDSLSFIKYEDYKNQVQWAQISQSINKTVQKEAVDPANVASLTGKTIEFTGCFTAGDDTEIRITPVQIKAK; translated from the coding sequence ATGAAAATGAAAATAGCGGCTTCACTGCTTGCGTTTGCGCTTGTTGTTTCTTCTTTCGCAGGATGCGCCAAGGTCGTTAAAATTGGTGAAGAAGGCAAACTGACAGGCGAAACCACGTTCAACGCAGGAGACAGCGTCGATCAGATATGGGCGTCCAAAGCGGTTCCGGAACTGACTAAAGAGGCGGTCGACCTGAATACTCTGCTGACCGAAGCAAACGGCAGCCTTCAGTCGGTCGCGAAAAAATACGGCAAATTTTCTTCCGGCACCAGCGGAGAAGTGAATTTTATTGTCAAGGGAACCGGAAAAGTGACTTCGGTGGATCAGCAGAAAAAGGCCGGCACCATGCAGCTGTCTCTCGACGGCTACAGCGGGAAACAGGCCATCAAGATCCAGATCGGTCCGGTTTATATGGGGACTTCCGTGCGCGACAGCCTGAGTTTTATCAAATATGAAGACTACAAGAACCAGGTGCAGTGGGCGCAGATCTCGCAGAGCATCAATAAGACCGTGCAGAAAGAAGCGGTCGACCCCGCAAACGTCGCTTCACTGACGGGCAAAACGATTGAATTCACCGGATGCTTTACAGCCGGCGACGATACGGAGATTCGGATTACGCCGGTTCAGATTAAGGCGAAATAG
- a CDS encoding late competence development ComFB family protein codes for MKIVNVTENLVEQKLDEIIDTLDCCKCDQCRADMISYALNRLSPKYANSDLGRAYMKLDATSTQFEIDLLTALFEAAEKVKENPRHRPV; via the coding sequence ATGAAAATTGTCAATGTTACGGAAAATCTGGTGGAGCAGAAACTGGATGAAATAATTGACACGCTTGATTGCTGTAAATGCGATCAGTGTAGGGCGGACATGATTTCCTATGCGCTGAACAGGCTGTCTCCCAAGTATGCGAATTCGGACCTCGGCAGGGCGTATATGAAGCTGGATGCCACATCGACTCAGTTTGAAATCGACCTGCTGACCGCCTTGTTTGAAGCAGCCGAAAAAGTGAAAGAGAATCCGCGGCACCGTCCCGTTTAA